A single Prevotella sp. E15-22 DNA region contains:
- a CDS encoding glycoside hydrolase family 43 protein — translation MKKLFLSLSLLAGLNASAQNPFVQSWCTSDPAPMVHNGTMYVYTGHDEDGADFFWMQEWRVYSTTDMVNWTDHGSPLALESFSWADDRAWASQTIERDGKFYWYICAHSKLSGGMAIGVAVSDSPTGPFKDAIGKPLFENGSWDHIDPTVMIDDDGQAWLLWGNPQVYYLKLNRDMISYSGELGRVDMTEEGFGAPSMDKREKGKKYKDNYTEGPWIRKVDQKKYKVDKKKVYQLLYAAGGVPEHISYSTAPTPVGPWTYAGEIMPLCETKSFTNHCGVADYKGHSYFFYHTGKLPNGGGFGRSVAVEEFKYNADGSFPTIMPTDEGVKPLATFNPYVKVQAETMAFSKGVKTEQNDEVGVYVTEIHNGDFIKLQNVKFDGNVAKQFTARVATGLRGGQIEVRLDDVKGDLIARLEVPATGGWEKWQTLSADITKNVTGTHDLYFVFTGRKGPKLFNFDWWQINGQYQSLVVEDGGLGQYKAIMKEEASLKAHTIFVPQDLSAFNEKNPLPVLVWGNGACTNSPWEHFKFLNEIASHGYLVLATGYIPMEEKAYNGPMSTTEQQIESIDWAIAQNADPNSPYYKKIDVKNICVSGMSCGGLQTLYNCADPRIKTLMICNSGLFKETNRAQAVGGMPMPDKSKLKDIHTSIIYILGGKTDIAYENGMDDFHQIKHVPCCATNFPVGHGGTYRQPHGGEFTVVALNWLNWQLKGDKESAKMFKGKDCLLSKRSGWTIEKNAKFNKLK, via the coding sequence ATGAAAAAACTCTTTTTATCACTTTCGTTGCTGGCAGGCTTGAATGCCTCAGCACAGAATCCCTTCGTGCAGTCCTGGTGCACCAGCGACCCTGCACCTATGGTACACAATGGCACCATGTATGTCTATACAGGTCATGATGAGGACGGTGCCGACTTCTTCTGGATGCAGGAGTGGCGCGTCTATTCTACCACCGATATGGTGAACTGGACCGACCACGGTTCACCCCTGGCCTTGGAGTCGTTCTCTTGGGCCGACGACCGTGCCTGGGCCTCACAGACCATCGAGCGCGATGGCAAGTTCTATTGGTATATCTGCGCCCACAGCAAACTCTCTGGCGGCATGGCCATTGGCGTGGCAGTGAGCGATTCGCCCACAGGTCCCTTCAAGGATGCCATCGGAAAGCCCCTCTTCGAGAACGGCTCTTGGGATCATATCGACCCCACCGTGATGATCGACGACGATGGTCAGGCCTGGCTCCTGTGGGGTAACCCTCAGGTTTACTATCTCAAGCTCAATCGCGATATGATCTCTTATAGTGGCGAGCTGGGTCGTGTGGATATGACCGAGGAAGGCTTTGGCGCACCCTCTATGGACAAGCGCGAGAAGGGCAAGAAATACAAGGATAACTACACTGAAGGTCCTTGGATCAGAAAGGTCGACCAGAAAAAATATAAGGTTGACAAGAAGAAGGTGTATCAGTTGCTCTATGCCGCTGGTGGCGTGCCAGAGCACATCTCTTACAGCACGGCTCCCACGCCCGTTGGCCCTTGGACTTATGCTGGCGAGATTATGCCACTGTGCGAGACCAAATCATTCACCAACCACTGTGGTGTGGCCGACTATAAAGGACATTCTTATTTCTTCTATCACACAGGTAAGTTGCCCAATGGTGGTGGCTTTGGCCGCAGTGTGGCTGTAGAGGAGTTCAAGTATAATGCCGATGGCTCTTTCCCCACCATTATGCCTACCGACGAGGGTGTGAAGCCCCTTGCCACCTTCAATCCCTACGTGAAGGTGCAGGCCGAGACGATGGCTTTCTCAAAGGGCGTGAAGACAGAGCAGAACGATGAGGTTGGCGTTTATGTGACTGAGATTCACAATGGCGACTTCATCAAACTCCAGAACGTGAAGTTCGACGGCAACGTTGCCAAGCAGTTCACGGCACGTGTGGCCACAGGTCTGCGTGGTGGTCAGATCGAGGTGCGTCTCGACGATGTGAAGGGCGACCTCATTGCCCGTCTCGAGGTGCCTGCTACTGGCGGTTGGGAGAAGTGGCAGACCCTTTCTGCCGATATCACTAAGAATGTTACTGGCACCCACGACCTCTACTTCGTGTTCACTGGTCGCAAGGGTCCCAAGCTCTTCAACTTCGACTGGTGGCAGATCAATGGTCAGTATCAGTCGCTCGTTGTCGAGGATGGCGGCCTGGGTCAGTATAAGGCCATCATGAAGGAGGAAGCCTCACTGAAGGCCCACACCATCTTCGTGCCTCAAGACCTCTCTGCCTTCAACGAGAAGAATCCCCTGCCTGTGCTCGTATGGGGCAATGGTGCCTGCACCAACTCACCTTGGGAGCACTTCAAGTTCCTCAACGAGATTGCTTCTCATGGCTATCTCGTGCTCGCCACAGGCTATATCCCCATGGAGGAGAAAGCCTACAATGGTCCCATGTCAACCACTGAGCAGCAGATCGAGTCTATCGACTGGGCCATTGCTCAGAATGCCGACCCCAACTCGCCCTACTACAAGAAGATCGACGTGAAGAATATCTGCGTCTCTGGCATGTCGTGTGGCGGCTTGCAGACCCTCTATAACTGTGCCGATCCTCGCATCAAGACCCTGATGATCTGCAACAGCGGCCTCTTCAAGGAGACCAACCGTGCTCAGGCTGTGGGTGGCATGCCCATGCCCGATAAGTCAAAGCTCAAGGACATCCACACCAGCATCATCTATATCCTTGGTGGCAAGACGGACATCGCCTACGAGAACGGTATGGACGACTTCCATCAGATTAAACACGTGCCCTGCTGTGCCACCAACTTCCCCGTTGGTCATGGCGGCACCTATCGTCAGCCCCATGGTGGCGAGTTCACCGTTGTGGCCCTCAACTGGCTCAACTGGCAGCTGAAAGGCGACAAGGAGTCGGCTAAGATGTTCAAGGGCAAGGACTGCCTGCTGTCAAAGCGCTCAGGCTGGACCATCGAGAAAAACGCTAAATTCAACAAACTAAAATAA
- a CDS encoding family 43 glycosylhydrolase codes for MAQQQDHKDPMPDLNKVNMPLFQTKYTADPSPIVVGDTLFLFTSHDASPEDIPDENEKNSAGFFMYDWLLWSTTDMANWTEHGAVCSLKEFEWRSRDNGAWAIQTVERNGKYYLYAPLHGHGIGVLVADSPYGPFKDPLGKPLVWQKEHWDDIDPSVFVDDDGQAYMYWGNPHVYCIKLNEDMISTSGDIFVLNPADGVMRPVKEEGAKINLRIPGSQKANWKVKNYQEGPWFYKRNGKYYLAYATTCCPEALGYAMSDKPMGPWEWKGYIMRPTERDRGNHPGICDYKGRSYIFGQDYDLMHLDSYIHHERRSVSASEINYLVDGTIPEIPYWLDEKPMQQLHWLNPYQRVEAETMAWGKGLKSAKMGIPNTGVIKDMPASTGKRNMYIYDIDNGEYIRLRGVDFGAGAKQFSIAASATGSCTVTLRLDSENGPVIGTVKIGVTGSLDTYKSFATKIKGANSVHDFYLCFGDVNGEVHLDYWIFK; via the coding sequence ATGGCGCAACAGCAGGACCACAAAGACCCCATGCCCGACCTCAACAAGGTCAATATGCCACTCTTCCAGACCAAGTACACGGCCGACCCCTCACCCATCGTGGTGGGCGACACCCTGTTCCTCTTTACCTCGCACGATGCCTCGCCTGAGGATATCCCTGATGAGAACGAGAAGAACTCAGCTGGCTTCTTTATGTACGACTGGCTTCTGTGGTCAACCACCGATATGGCCAACTGGACCGAGCATGGTGCTGTCTGCTCTTTGAAGGAGTTCGAGTGGCGCAGTCGCGACAACGGTGCCTGGGCCATCCAGACCGTCGAGCGCAATGGCAAGTACTACCTCTACGCTCCCCTTCATGGTCATGGCATTGGCGTGCTCGTGGCCGACTCGCCTTATGGTCCTTTCAAGGATCCCCTTGGCAAGCCCCTCGTATGGCAGAAGGAGCACTGGGATGATATCGATCCCTCTGTCTTTGTCGACGACGATGGCCAGGCCTATATGTACTGGGGCAACCCCCATGTCTATTGCATCAAGTTGAACGAGGACATGATCTCTACCTCTGGCGACATCTTCGTGCTCAACCCTGCCGACGGTGTGATGCGTCCTGTCAAGGAGGAAGGTGCCAAGATCAACCTGCGCATCCCTGGTTCGCAGAAGGCCAACTGGAAGGTGAAGAACTATCAGGAAGGTCCTTGGTTCTATAAGCGCAACGGCAAGTACTACCTAGCCTATGCCACCACCTGCTGTCCTGAGGCTCTGGGCTATGCCATGAGCGACAAACCCATGGGTCCGTGGGAGTGGAAGGGCTATATCATGCGCCCCACTGAGCGCGACCGTGGCAACCATCCTGGTATCTGCGACTATAAGGGTCGCTCTTATATCTTTGGTCAGGACTACGACCTGATGCACCTCGACAGCTATATCCATCACGAGCGTCGCAGTGTGAGTGCCAGCGAGATCAACTACCTTGTTGACGGCACCATCCCTGAGATTCCCTACTGGCTCGACGAGAAGCCCATGCAGCAGCTCCACTGGCTCAACCCCTATCAGCGTGTTGAGGCCGAGACCATGGCTTGGGGCAAGGGTCTGAAGAGTGCCAAGATGGGCATCCCCAATACAGGTGTCATCAAGGATATGCCTGCTTCCACGGGTAAGCGCAACATGTATATCTACGACATCGACAATGGCGAGTATATCCGTTTGCGTGGTGTCGACTTTGGCGCTGGCGCCAAGCAGTTCAGCATCGCTGCTTCAGCCACTGGCTCGTGCACCGTCACCCTGCGTCTCGACTCAGAGAACGGTCCTGTCATCGGCACTGTGAAGATTGGTGTCACTGGCTCGCTCGACACCTATAAGTCGTTCGCCACCAAGATCAAGGGCGCCAACAGCGTGCACGACTTCTACCTCTGCTT